AAGGAAGTGAAGAAGGCTCTACGAAATGATGGTTGCTTCTCAAACATTGTGTTTGAACAGAAATGTCAGCTCTCTGAGCGATTAACAGGGAGCAAGGTTTCAATGGGGCAAATAGCAAAAAAACTTAATGGTAGAAACTTTGAAATCTGTCTGACAAAACATAAGGAGGAAAAGGAAACCAAGATGGAAACATCTGACTCCACCATAAAAACCATTGTAAACTCTGAAGGAGACACCACACAAACATCTCTGTTCGACCCAAGCCCTGACTCTGAAGGAGATAGAACACAGATGACTCCATCAACGCTAACAACTGAAACATCAGATGTAGGGGAGTcctcttcgagaagaaagcagaAACGGAAAAGCAATCCCATGCCAGACCATGGTGAAATATTGACGATCCTTCGCAACCAGTTTGATGATCTGGTGAAGCAGATGGAAAGTAGGAGGGAGGACAGCCAAAAGAGGACACTTCCTGAAGAGTTGGATCTGATGAAGCAGGAATTCGGGAAAATCAGACAGAAGTTCTCGGAGGTTCACAGAGTGAAGAAATTGATTGAACTTGGTGCCTCCGTTTGTCAGGTGATTGTTGAGGGTGTTCAGGGTGTTCAGGGGACAGGCTTCGTGCTGTTTGATAACTACATCCTAACAAATGCACATTTGTTTGGTGAAACTTTAAGAAAGAACATGCAGTTGTTAGTTGATGTATCTGTGAAGTTCAACTATGAAAATCCAAATGGATCCGATGTGAACGTGATCAAAGCCAAAACCCTGCTGATCGACTTTCAATATGGACTTCAGGGAAAACATTACATGGACTATGCCATACTGGAGATGGAACCTCCGAAAAACAAGAAACAGAAAAAGGTCCCTCCTGGTCTCCTCCGTGAATATGGCCCAGTTCCAGCATGCGGTGGGGCCTGCCTCATTGGACACCCAGGTGGACTAGTGAAACAAATAGAACCCATCTCCATCATTGGCAGTGAAATAAGAGAGGAGGCTGCGAATAAATATAAACGGGAAAATGGGCATGCAATCTTCACAATAAATGATGCCGTTGAAGAAAACAAAAAGCGCTACGAGGAGGTGATGCAGGAGAACAAGGACGACTTTGTGACCTATAACACCTCCTTCTTCCATGGATCTTCTGGCTCTCCAGTCTTCGATGACCTTGGTCGAGTGTTTGGCATGCATACTGGTGGCTTTAACTATGAGGATAAGCGCACTCAGAGCACACAGAGTGTGTTAGAGTACGCCCTCCCTCTGTTCACCATATTACAGAACTTTGTCATCCGTTTGAAGGAGGACAACAATCAGGCAGTTTTGACAAGAGTTCAGGAAGAGGCACAGAAAAACCGCTTCCTGTTTGAGGCTCTTTTCAATGGTGATGAGCCTATGGATATGTCGTAGGTAGATTGTTGCAAATACAGCTAATACAATGCACCCAGTGGTTGTCCTGGGAACAATACAACAATGCCTCCCAGTGGTTGTCCTGGGAACAATACAACAATGCCTCCCAGTGGTTGTCCTGggaacaacacaatgccacccaGTGGTTGTCCTGGGAACAACACAACAATGTCGATTAAAATTGAGAGGTAGGCTGCAAATACTGTAATGTCAGTATTTATGTTCAACCATTCCACTAGTGCCTTTTGGGCATTGATAGATTACTTGTCCTAGGTCAAAGGTACATGTTTTTTTAatcatttgtattgttttatcTCTCATGCACCTTTGTTTTCTGTAATTCTCATCACTGGTTCCTTATGAAGTACACTGCATTTCTGTGAAGCATGGTTTCCTTTGAAAAAGAGACTTTGGTCTCAGTGGGCCTTCCCTGCTAAGATAAACATTTAATAGATTAAGACATCTACCTAGATCAGATTGTTGCAATCtaaatattgttttattttgttctacatTTTGATCACTTGCCTTTGCTTTAACGTGTCTCAAAATATCATGTGGAATAGAGTCATGGCTCACTACTTTTGTACTCTTCTGAGACGGTGACTTCCCAGTGACTTcaggtcctttgtagctcagttggtagaggatggttagattcctgggaccacccatacttACAAAACAATATTTTATGCAGTGCGACTGTAAgtctctttggataaaagcgtctgctaaatggtatattattatattacttcaTGGATCCATCATTCTGCTTTCTTGGTTTTGACAATGTAGCTTGTTAAAGTTAATCATGGATACAATGTGGTAACTGTTATTACATTGGAATACTGTATCATGTTGAAATTGTTATAACTCATGAAATGAAAACAACCATGCATAAAACTAGTGACAGACTAATCAATAAATGTGACAATTACAGCTTGCTTATTGCTTCTTATTGCAAGTGGACCAAACAATGGTGTGTCTGATCACATGACTGTGACCACACAATGGTGTGTTTGATCATTTAACCGGCAGAGACCATGGAACTTGAGGAGAAATAACATTAATCCATTTAGAGTCGACAGTAATATTGTCATCCTGCATTTGATCTAATGTCCTGGCTGTAGAGCTTGTGATTTATATAGAaatatctccatggtgatttagccCTCAACTACAGCAGAGGAGGCAACCTGCTCTTCAACATTAGATTGGGTGGTCTGCTCTAAACAGTACAAGGTGAGACAGTGGTACATGACTTTTACATAATCAAGTTTCAGTAAAGTGATAAATTAGCAGAATACTATGACATATACTGCATACAAATATCATGTAGCTTTCTTTAGACAAGAATAGAACAGGAAGTAACTGGTAGTTCAAAGGTCAGACTTTATTTATTTTGGTGATGTGATTTTAAAAACCAAAAGAGAAAGCACTTTATAATCTACACTATTTAAAAACAGATTAAAGTTCTACATTTCTTCTCATCAATCACATCTTGATTGTTGATCAGTTGTACTTATTTCCAGATCATAGCTAAGAGAAAAGCCCacatagcctaggcctactgtataGGTTGATACATTACATAACCCAGGTCCTACTGTATAAACACATTACATAGCCCAGGTCCTACTGTTTAGGTTGATACATTACAAGCCTGTCTGCAATTAGGGTGTTTTCCTCTGGTGCAGATTTACAATCACACAGATACGAGCTTCATTACTTACATTAAATACCACACAAAATCAAGACcttttcaaataaaatacaatttaagTTCAATGTCAATGATAAGTCACAATGTGCAGAGAGTCATTACAGATTTCACCTGCAGTGTTTTGACAGGACAGTGTTGTGAAGATTAGCTTTGATAGGATAGTGTTGTGAAGATGATTCCCAGGAATATCCACAGCATCTGGAGTGGAGATTCTCGGAGGCTGGTGTATTCTGTGGttgtcaacaacaacatcaacaagaGGTCATTCATCTCATCCACGTTTCATTTCCACAATGGTTCATGCTTACTACATTAAAGCTTATATATTACACAGTATGCAgtactagggctgggcgatataccATATTTgactatataccggtattgatgcatggaccagtttgggtttttactttacct
This genomic stretch from Salmo trutta unplaced genomic scaffold, fSalTru1.1, whole genome shotgun sequence harbors:
- the LOC115182938 gene encoding protein FAM111A-like, producing the protein MAAMVKSEPLKSNIYPETEHCHSFSFSCPTHKITKEEITCNKPGTILRALETNDTFMELNQMDKTLKGKDIVIKSCKGYIVKHFPCWLIKEDDLLTIEMVTFATDETAGDTDEETDNYVTFSIETTGGKNTKSKPILRNKHLQSYGPLCIYAKQKKEVKKALRNDGCFSNIVFEQKCQLSERLTGSKVSMGQIAKKLNGRNFEICLTKHKEEKETKMETSDSTIKTIVNSEGDTTQTSLFDPSPDSEGDRTQMTPSTLTTETSDVGESSSRRKQKRKSNPMPDHGEILTILRNQFDDLVKQMESRREDSQKRTLPEELDLMKQEFGKIRQKFSEVHRVKKLIELGASVCQVIVEGVQGVQGTGFVLFDNYILTNAHLFGETLRKNMQLLVDVSVKFNYENPNGSDVNVIKAKTLLIDFQYGLQGKHYMDYAILEMEPPKNKKQKKVPPGLLREYGPVPACGGACLIGHPGGLVKQIEPISIIGSEIREEAANKYKRENGHAIFTINDAVEENKKRYEEVMQENKDDFVTYNTSFFHGSSGSPVFDDLGRVFGMHTGGFNYEDKRTQSTQSVLEYALPLFTILQNFVIRLKEDNNQAVLTRVQEEAQKNRFLFEALFNGDEPMDMS